The following proteins are encoded in a genomic region of Microcoleus sp. FACHB-68:
- a CDS encoding UPF0182 family protein, producing MFVWLKKRGFQLISLVIGLWLTVEFVTYITAESFWFQETGYLQEFWLRQLTRAGLWLLALFVTTGFLIGNLVLSSRFKHPQTTELQRSREANSPLFSSSSPLPLSPSRLTLPWLLPAVFAVGLLIGAILLQYGLVAASYWNWSAGLLGVSRTQFSQLQPEALSQVLRQLPYQPWQLLGVAGVALAVVLVPQLLWAIALLMSLGFGWILSNNWAKFLQFIHATPFSNSDPLFGHNISFYVFRLPVWELLEFWLFGLFFYALLAVTLVYLLSGNSLSEGRFPGFSQQQQRHLHGLGGCLILLVALSHWLSRYRLLYSTSGVTYGAGYTDVKVLLPAYGLLSFLALGLSIYLLARTIFWSGAAKKKIETRKQIPRLPDFQFLPRISRSPSLNQYSRTPYPRPFLFALGLYLILVVVTNIALPPAVQRVLVQPNELGRERPYIQHSINLTRRAFDLTNIEVITFDPEGQLTYADIQANDLTIRNIRVWDQRPLLQTNRQLQQIRLYYKFPDADIDRYTLKADPNRSRGIPPTRSLKQADTGKDNQRVQETQRQPIADSEETEKRQVLLAARELDYTAVPQQAQTWLNKHLIYTHGYGFTLSPVNTVGPGGLPDYFVKDIGVGETTLRTSSERIRASIPIAKPRIYYGEITDTYVMAPTKVKELDYPSGDDNVYNTYDGAGGVPIGSWWRRLLFAKYLNNWQMMLTQNFTPQTKVLFRRNINRRVRTLAPFLRYDKDPYLVVAKGNLDKNRAGTSSATTAGTSQENYLYWIIDAYTTSDRYPYSDPGRYEFNYIRNSVKVVIDAYTGSVNFFIADPQDPIIKTWNSIFPKMFRPLSEMPTSLRSHIRYPVDFFDIQSEQLLNYHMTDSQVFYNREDQWQVPNEIYGNETQPVEPYYLIMKLPTAEFSEFILLNPFTPTSRNNLIAWLAGRSDGQNYGKLLLYQFPKQRLVYGPEQVEARINQDPAISQQISLWNRQGSRAIQGNLLVIPIEQSLLYVEPLYLEAEQNSLPTLVRVIVAYENRIAMAETVEQALEAIFKGEKATTPVILSPGDDATPQLGTPLTPQP from the coding sequence ATGTTTGTTTGGTTGAAAAAACGCGGGTTTCAATTAATTAGCTTGGTGATAGGGCTATGGCTAACTGTTGAATTTGTTACCTACATCACAGCAGAAAGTTTTTGGTTTCAAGAAACTGGGTATTTACAAGAGTTTTGGTTGCGGCAGCTAACCCGTGCAGGACTGTGGTTGCTGGCGCTGTTCGTCACAACCGGCTTTCTGATCGGAAATTTGGTACTTAGCAGCCGGTTTAAGCATCCCCAAACAACAGAACTTCAGAGGAGTCGGGAAGCAAATTCTCCCCTCTTCTCCTCATCCTCCCCGCTTCCCCTCTCCCCCTCACGACTCACCTTGCCGTGGCTGCTGCCGGCAGTCTTTGCTGTGGGGTTATTAATCGGGGCGATCCTGCTTCAGTATGGCTTAGTAGCGGCTAGTTACTGGAATTGGAGCGCCGGCTTGCTTGGGGTGTCTCGCACTCAATTCTCTCAGCTACAGCCAGAAGCACTTTCCCAGGTGTTGCGGCAACTCCCCTACCAACCCTGGCAACTACTCGGTGTTGCCGGCGTAGCGCTTGCCGTGGTGCTCGTCCCTCAGTTGCTGTGGGCGATCGCACTTCTGATGAGTTTAGGCTTTGGTTGGATACTCTCTAACAACTGGGCCAAATTTTTGCAGTTTATCCATGCCACCCCTTTTAGCAATAGCGATCCCCTATTCGGTCACAATATCAGCTTCTATGTGTTTCGGCTGCCGGTGTGGGAACTGCTAGAATTTTGGCTTTTCGGGCTATTTTTTTACGCCTTGCTCGCAGTCACCCTAGTTTATTTACTTTCAGGAAACAGTCTTTCGGAAGGGCGTTTTCCAGGCTTTTCTCAACAGCAACAGCGACACCTGCACGGGTTAGGGGGATGCTTAATATTGCTTGTTGCTCTCAGCCATTGGCTGTCGCGCTATCGTTTGCTCTATTCAACCAGTGGCGTCACTTATGGAGCCGGTTATACCGATGTCAAGGTGTTGCTGCCGGCTTATGGATTGCTGAGCTTCCTTGCTTTGGGACTCTCTATTTATCTGCTGGCGCGGACAATTTTTTGGTCTGGCGCGGCTAAGAAAAAGATAGAAACGAGAAAGCAAATACCAAGATTACCTGATTTTCAATTCTTACCTCGCATTTCCCGCTCTCCCTCACTCAATCAATACAGCCGCACACCCTATCCTCGCCCATTTCTGTTTGCCCTGGGACTTTATTTGATATTGGTCGTAGTAACCAATATTGCTCTCCCCCCGGCAGTTCAGCGCGTGCTCGTTCAACCCAACGAACTGGGACGGGAGCGCCCCTATATCCAGCACAGCATTAACTTGACCCGCCGAGCGTTCGATCTGACGAATATCGAAGTTATAACCTTCGATCCAGAAGGGCAGCTCACTTACGCAGACATTCAAGCAAACGATCTAACTATTCGTAATATCCGCGTCTGGGATCAGCGTCCGTTGTTGCAAACCAATCGGCAATTACAGCAAATCCGACTGTACTATAAGTTTCCAGATGCCGATATTGACCGCTATACCCTGAAAGCAGATCCCAACCGTAGCAGAGGCATCCCGCCGACGAGATCGCTGAAGCAGGCGGACACAGGAAAAGACAACCAAAGAGTTCAAGAAACACAGAGACAACCCATCGCCGATAGCGAAGAAACAGAAAAACGACAGGTGCTATTGGCAGCGCGGGAGTTAGACTACACAGCCGTTCCCCAGCAGGCTCAGACTTGGCTGAATAAACATCTGATTTATACCCACGGTTACGGCTTTACCCTGTCGCCGGTGAATACTGTTGGCCCTGGTGGGTTGCCAGACTACTTCGTCAAAGATATCGGAGTTGGAGAAACCACGCTACGCACCTCTAGCGAAAGAATTCGCGCCAGTATCCCCATCGCCAAACCCCGCATCTACTATGGCGAAATCACCGATACTTACGTGATGGCACCCACCAAGGTTAAGGAACTGGATTATCCCAGCGGCGATGATAATGTTTACAACACTTATGATGGTGCCGGTGGAGTGCCAATTGGTTCTTGGTGGCGTCGATTGTTGTTTGCCAAGTATCTCAACAACTGGCAGATGATGTTAACTCAAAACTTTACGCCCCAAACAAAGGTACTGTTTCGCCGCAACATTAATCGCAGGGTGCGGACGCTTGCGCCGTTTCTGCGCTATGACAAAGACCCGTATCTGGTCGTCGCCAAAGGCAATCTCGACAAAAACCGTGCCGGCACCTCTTCTGCTACCACGGCAGGCACCTCCCAGGAAAACTACCTGTACTGGATTATTGATGCCTATACAACCAGTGATCGTTATCCCTATTCAGATCCGGGCCGGTATGAATTTAACTATATTCGCAACTCCGTCAAAGTTGTTATTGATGCCTACACCGGCAGCGTCAACTTCTTCATTGCTGATCCCCAAGACCCCATTATTAAAACCTGGAATAGCATCTTCCCCAAAATGTTCAGACCGCTCAGCGAGATGCCGACTTCCCTTCGCAGTCATATCCGCTATCCCGTAGATTTTTTCGACATCCAATCTGAACAGTTGCTCAACTACCACATGACAGACTCCCAGGTGTTCTACAACCGGGAAGACCAGTGGCAAGTCCCTAATGAGATTTACGGCAACGAAACGCAGCCGGTGGAACCCTACTACCTGATTATGAAGTTGCCAACCGCCGAATTTTCAGAATTTATTCTGCTTAACCCCTTCACACCCACCAGCCGTAACAACCTCATCGCATGGCTAGCCGGTCGCTCAGATGGTCAAAATTACGGCAAACTGTTGCTCTACCAGTTCCCCAAACAGCGACTCGTCTATGGCCCAGAGCAAGTTGAGGCCCGCATTAACCAAGATCCAGCCATCTCTCAGCAAATATCGCTTTGGAACCGGCAGGGTTCACGAGCGATTCAGGGAAATCTTTTAGTAATTCCGATTGAACAATCCCTGCTCTATGTTGAACCCCTCTACCTTGAAGCGGAGCAAAATAGCCTGCCCACATTAGTCCGCGTGATTGTGGCTTACGAAAATAGAATCGCAATGGCAGAAACCGTTGAGCAGGCACTGGAAGCAATTTTTAAGGGTGAAAAAGCCACAACGCCGGTGATTCTATCTCCAGGCGATGACGCAACCCCACAACTGGGAACGCCCCTCACACCGCAACCGTGA
- a CDS encoding glucose-6-phosphate isomerase: MDASKALWQRYQHWLYYHEGLEFYVDVSRMRFDDAFVEAMRPQFEKAFKNMADLEGGAIANPDENRMVGHYWLRDPDLAPAPELKQEIVETLEQIEAFTQKIHSGTIHPSDAPKFTDVLSIGIGGSALGPEFVAAALAPDVPPMAIHFIDNTDPAGIDSLLTRIQDRLPTTLVLVISKSGGTPDTRNGMIEVQKAFANRQLNFAKHAVAITGHDSTLDKLAKSEGWLTTFPMHDWVGGRTSELSAVGLLPAALQGIDIHAMLAGAKEMDAATRKPQIKGNPAALLALSWYYAGNGKGEKDMVVLPYKDSLLLFSRYLQQLVMESLGKEKDLDGNIVHQGIAVYGNKGSTDQHAYVQQLRDGVPNFFLTFIEVLEDRQGPSPEVEPGITSGDYLCGFLLGTRQALYENHRDSITVTIPQVNPRTVGALIALYERAVSLYGFLVNVNAYHQPGVEAGKKAAAVILDLQKRVLQVLQTESQPLSLEAIATKANAPDQIEAIYKILRHLAANDRQGVKLHGNLGEPASLKAVVT; this comes from the coding sequence ATGGATGCGAGTAAAGCACTCTGGCAACGCTATCAGCATTGGCTCTACTACCACGAAGGCTTAGAATTTTACGTTGATGTCAGTCGGATGCGATTTGATGACGCTTTTGTTGAGGCAATGCGGCCACAATTTGAGAAGGCGTTTAAAAATATGGCGGATCTCGAAGGGGGGGCGATTGCTAACCCGGACGAAAACCGCATGGTGGGCCACTACTGGCTGCGAGATCCTGACTTGGCACCGGCACCGGAACTCAAACAAGAAATTGTTGAAACTTTAGAGCAAATCGAAGCGTTTACTCAAAAAATCCACAGCGGCACCATCCACCCTTCCGACGCACCCAAGTTTACGGATGTGCTTTCAATTGGCATTGGGGGTTCTGCCCTTGGCCCGGAATTTGTGGCCGCTGCCCTCGCTCCAGATGTGCCGCCGATGGCCATTCATTTTATTGACAATACCGATCCTGCCGGCATTGACAGCCTACTCACTCGAATCCAAGACCGGCTGCCCACGACGTTAGTTTTGGTAATCTCCAAATCTGGGGGAACGCCTGACACTCGCAATGGCATGATTGAAGTGCAAAAAGCCTTTGCCAACCGGCAGCTTAACTTTGCCAAACACGCCGTCGCCATCACCGGCCACGACAGCACTTTAGACAAGCTAGCCAAGTCTGAAGGCTGGTTAACCACATTCCCTATGCACGATTGGGTGGGAGGACGAACCTCTGAATTGTCAGCCGTTGGGCTGCTACCAGCGGCGCTACAGGGCATTGACATCCATGCCATGCTGGCGGGGGCTAAGGAAATGGATGCTGCCACGAGGAAGCCTCAAATTAAGGGAAATCCAGCCGCTTTGCTAGCGCTATCTTGGTACTATGCCGGCAACGGAAAGGGCGAAAAAGACATGGTTGTGCTGCCCTATAAGGACAGTCTGCTCCTGTTCAGCCGGTATCTGCAACAGCTGGTTATGGAATCGTTAGGTAAAGAAAAAGACCTGGATGGTAACATTGTTCATCAAGGCATTGCAGTCTATGGCAACAAAGGCTCAACCGATCAACACGCTTATGTGCAGCAACTACGCGATGGGGTGCCAAATTTCTTCCTTACGTTTATTGAGGTCTTAGAAGACCGGCAAGGCCCATCACCAGAAGTAGAACCGGGCATCACATCGGGAGACTATCTGTGTGGCTTCCTTTTGGGCACCCGGCAGGCGCTTTACGAAAATCACCGGGATTCAATTACCGTGACGATTCCTCAGGTAAATCCCCGCACTGTGGGTGCCTTAATTGCCCTGTACGAACGAGCCGTGAGTTTGTATGGGTTTCTGGTGAATGTTAATGCCTACCACCAACCGGGTGTAGAAGCCGGTAAAAAAGCCGCTGCTGTTATCCTTGATTTGCAGAAACGCGTATTACAAGTGCTGCAAACCGAAAGCCAACCGCTTTCCTTAGAAGCTATAGCCACCAAAGCCAATGCACCTGACCAGATCGAGGCGATTTACAAAATTCTGCGCCATCTAGCGGCTAATGACCGGCAAGGCGTCAAATTGCATGGCAATCTTGGCGAACCCGCTAGTTTGAAGGCAGTTGTGACTTAG
- a CDS encoding response regulator transcription factor, with protein sequence MPLTILVVDDDPGTRLAISHYLEMSGYSVITAENGQEALIMVDEYQPHLMVTDIIMPRMDGYQLVRQVRQRPAFRLLPVIFLTARTNTEERIRGYQLGCDIYLPKPFELDELGAVIRNLLERSQLIQSEWRFSYPDALRSPNGSVLPSHLPQGEASEAKPIPAPDSEPMLPLTQREQEVLDLLTVGLSNVQIGDSLHLSPRTVEKYVSSLLRKTATSNRAELVRFAMEHHLVK encoded by the coding sequence ATGCCCTTGACAATTCTTGTTGTTGATGACGATCCAGGGACTCGTCTGGCCATCAGCCATTACCTTGAGATGTCTGGCTACTCAGTTATCACGGCTGAGAATGGTCAAGAAGCCTTGATAATGGTTGATGAATACCAGCCGCATTTGATGGTGACAGACATCATCATGCCTCGGATGGATGGCTATCAACTGGTACGGCAAGTCCGCCAAAGGCCGGCTTTTCGCTTGTTGCCAGTTATTTTCTTAACCGCTCGTACCAATACCGAGGAACGAATTCGCGGCTACCAATTAGGGTGTGACATTTATTTGCCAAAACCCTTTGAATTGGATGAATTGGGAGCAGTTATTCGCAATCTATTAGAGCGCTCACAGCTAATTCAATCTGAGTGGCGATTCTCCTATCCAGATGCCTTACGCTCTCCAAACGGTTCGGTGTTGCCATCGCACCTCCCTCAAGGTGAGGCATCTGAGGCTAAGCCAATCCCTGCACCCGATAGCGAGCCGATGCTTCCTCTCACCCAAAGAGAACAAGAAGTTTTGGATTTACTAACGGTTGGTCTTTCTAATGTTCAAATTGGCGATTCTCTCCACCTCAGTCCCCGGACTGTGGAAAAGTACGTTAGCAGTCTTCTGAGAAAAACCGCAACCAGTAACCGAGCAGAACTGGTTCGTTTTGCAATGGAGCATCATTTAGTAAAATAG
- a CDS encoding low molecular weight protein-tyrosine-phosphatase, whose translation MNHLIAEANLSDQIICESAGTASYHVGNPPDRRMVAAASQRRMKFLGEARQFQKLDFEKFDLILAMDQENYRDIISLDPVGKYRDKVRMMCDFCTHHNDKEVPDPYYGGSDGFNYVIDLLLDACQGLLQHIINNQASNSRANG comes from the coding sequence ATGAACCACCTGATCGCAGAAGCAAATTTGAGCGATCAGATTATTTGTGAGTCTGCCGGCACTGCTAGCTATCACGTTGGTAACCCACCGGATCGGCGCATGGTTGCGGCTGCCAGTCAGCGGAGGATGAAATTTTTAGGTGAAGCGCGTCAGTTTCAGAAACTAGACTTTGAAAAATTTGATTTAATTTTGGCAATGGATCAGGAGAATTACCGGGATATTATTTCCCTAGATCCTGTCGGCAAATATCGAGACAAAGTCAGAATGATGTGTGACTTTTGCACCCACCACAACGACAAAGAAGTGCCCGATCCCTATTATGGCGGCTCCGACGGCTTTAACTATGTAATTGATTTACTTCTAGATGCCTGTCAGGGTCTATTACAGCACATTATTAACAATCAAGCCTCAAACTCAAGGGCTAATGGCTAA
- a CDS encoding SGNH/GDSL hydrolase family protein: protein MFKSKRGIYQTRRPFPKPLAILLSIPVALIVLEILIRILTAITGFSDELAAYEAERKIVTAYRLKFLNQAQVPYDGLSNRGSLIAQGNELLGYKLAKNQQSDFWRINEQGFRADEPVALQKPPGEIRVFVLGGAAAFGYLSLNNQTTLAGQLEQRLNQQAGKQQPNSEETPSENEQGETPASSVRIRQGQYRVINAAVPGYTSGNEVVQLALEILAYKPDLIVVLNGYEDLMLPSTQQGADIPGTQTFLQNASTHFSAAVTQGWQNWISQSYLLKGVQYWILRPHEAPLKDYANQLSLVADNSVLPPAKQLADDADELQRRVSRYGHHLQQMARLTAAANVPLIVAVQPEITGRGQNNPIPDEREILEQLGKSYAQKVEPGFPQLGAVVKDVEREFPKNVTALNLYNFYADFRDPAFQDAVHLSDVANTQLANHLSETVNKALQTQTKPPN from the coding sequence ATGTTTAAAAGCAAACGCGGAATTTATCAAACCCGCCGTCCATTCCCTAAGCCACTGGCGATCCTCTTGTCGATCCCTGTGGCGCTAATTGTCTTGGAAATACTGATCCGCATTTTGACGGCAATTACCGGCTTCAGTGATGAATTGGCAGCCTATGAAGCCGAACGTAAAATAGTCACCGCATACCGGCTCAAATTTCTCAACCAAGCACAAGTCCCCTATGATGGACTCTCGAATAGAGGGTCTTTGATCGCTCAAGGAAATGAGCTGCTCGGGTACAAACTTGCTAAAAACCAACAGAGCGATTTTTGGCGTATTAATGAGCAAGGCTTTCGGGCTGATGAGCCGGTGGCATTACAGAAGCCTCCGGGTGAAATTAGAGTATTTGTTTTAGGGGGAGCGGCGGCTTTTGGCTACCTCAGTTTAAACAATCAAACGACCTTGGCCGGCCAACTCGAACAGCGTCTGAACCAACAGGCGGGGAAGCAACAGCCCAACTCAGAGGAAACTCCCTCGGAGAACGAACAAGGGGAAACACCGGCTTCTTCAGTCCGAATACGGCAGGGTCAGTATCGCGTCATCAATGCTGCCGTACCGGGTTATACCTCAGGCAATGAAGTCGTTCAATTAGCCCTTGAGATTTTGGCTTACAAACCCGATCTGATCGTGGTTTTGAATGGTTACGAGGACTTGATGTTACCCAGCACTCAGCAAGGCGCTGATATTCCAGGGACACAAACCTTCTTGCAAAACGCTTCCACTCATTTCTCAGCCGCTGTGACTCAGGGGTGGCAAAATTGGATCTCTCAAAGTTATCTCCTTAAAGGAGTCCAATACTGGATATTGCGGCCTCATGAAGCTCCGCTCAAAGACTATGCCAACCAATTGAGTCTAGTTGCCGACAATTCTGTACTTCCCCCAGCCAAACAGTTAGCCGATGATGCTGATGAACTGCAACGCAGGGTGAGCCGGTACGGGCATCATCTCCAGCAAATGGCTCGTCTTACGGCAGCGGCGAATGTTCCGTTAATTGTGGCGGTTCAGCCGGAAATTACGGGCCGGGGGCAAAATAATCCCATTCCCGATGAGCGGGAGATTTTAGAGCAGCTAGGAAAATCCTACGCTCAAAAAGTTGAACCAGGGTTTCCACAATTAGGGGCAGTTGTCAAGGATGTAGAGCGAGAATTTCCCAAGAATGTAACGGCGCTGAATCTCTATAATTTTTATGCAGACTTTCGCGATCCAGCTTTTCAGGATGCAGTTCATTTGTCCGATGTTGCCAATACACAACTTGCCAACCACCTATCGGAAACCGTTAATAAGGCGCTGCAAACGCAGACGAAACCCCCAAATTAG
- a CDS encoding YbaB/EbfC family nucleoid-associated protein, translating to MSKGQGFGFGLGKMKELTEAFKKAQQVQEGAKKLQEELDQMEIEGQAGGGLVKVIVSGNQEPRGVVISPDALGEGADVVSELVTIAMQDAYNKSTTTMRERMEELTGGLNLPGL from the coding sequence ATGTCAAAAGGACAGGGATTTGGCTTCGGTCTGGGGAAAATGAAAGAGCTGACCGAAGCTTTTAAAAAAGCCCAGCAGGTACAAGAAGGAGCGAAAAAGCTCCAAGAAGAACTCGATCAAATGGAAATCGAGGGACAAGCCGGCGGCGGTTTGGTCAAGGTTATTGTCAGTGGAAATCAAGAACCCCGTGGGGTGGTGATTTCACCGGATGCACTGGGTGAAGGCGCAGATGTTGTGTCTGAACTCGTCACCATCGCCATGCAAGATGCCTACAACAAATCCACGACAACCATGCGAGAGCGTATGGAAGAGTTGACAGGGGGACTTAATCTGCCCGGTCTGTAA
- the murB gene encoding UDP-N-acetylmuramate dehydrogenase, with translation MTLSYDPPSVFKTASVTATSEANFLKPDSPISLPGTNCQIKSQVSLATLTSFRVGGPAEWYIAPRHLEDLQASFEWAVAEGVPITLLGAGSNLLVSDHGLDGLVICTRHLRHSHFDAETGQVTAAAGEPLVRLAWQAAERGWEGLEWAVGIPGTVGGAVVMNAGAHGGCTAEILVNAHVLSPSGKVDILTPPDLDYNYRTSGLQGGDRLVSQATFQLRPGAEPAKVMAATAEHLKQRQTTQPYHLPSCGSVFRNPNPLKAAWLIEQAGLKGYQIGGAQVAQRHANFILNCGGATANEIFQLIRYVQEQVEQRWSLCLEPEVKILGEFQPI, from the coding sequence TCCTCCGAGTGTTTTCAAAACTGCTAGTGTGACAGCCACTTCCGAGGCCAATTTTTTGAAACCAGATTCGCCAATTTCCCTGCCAGGAACGAATTGTCAAATTAAGTCTCAAGTTTCCTTGGCAACTCTAACCTCCTTTCGCGTAGGCGGCCCTGCTGAATGGTACATTGCGCCACGCCACTTGGAAGACTTGCAAGCAAGTTTCGAGTGGGCGGTTGCTGAAGGTGTGCCCATTACTTTGTTGGGTGCCGGTTCTAATTTATTGGTGAGCGATCACGGCCTAGACGGCTTAGTGATTTGCACTCGCCACTTGCGCCACTCCCACTTTGATGCAGAAACCGGCCAAGTGACCGCTGCCGCCGGCGAACCGCTTGTTCGCCTCGCTTGGCAAGCCGCAGAGCGCGGCTGGGAAGGGCTAGAGTGGGCGGTGGGAATTCCCGGCACCGTTGGAGGGGCTGTGGTGATGAATGCCGGTGCCCACGGTGGCTGTACTGCCGAGATTTTAGTGAATGCTCATGTCCTTTCACCGAGCGGCAAAGTAGACATTCTCACCCCCCCAGACCTGGACTACAACTATCGCACCTCCGGGCTTCAAGGCGGTGATCGCTTAGTTAGCCAAGCGACTTTTCAATTGCGGCCTGGAGCAGAGCCGGCAAAGGTGATGGCCGCAACGGCAGAACATCTCAAGCAGCGACAAACGACTCAACCCTACCATTTGCCTAGCTGTGGCAGTGTTTTTCGCAATCCCAATCCTCTCAAAGCCGCCTGGTTAATTGAGCAAGCCGGTCTCAAGGGCTATCAAATTGGGGGCGCTCAAGTCGCCCAGCGCCATGCTAATTTTATTCTCAACTGTGGCGGAGCCACCGCAAATGAGATATTCCAACTGATCCGTTATGTTCAGGAACAGGTGGAACAGCGTTGGTCTTTGTGTTTAGAACCAGAAGTTAAAATACTCGGAGAATTTCAACCGATTTAG